From a region of the Osmia lignaria lignaria isolate PbOS001 chromosome 10, iyOsmLign1, whole genome shotgun sequence genome:
- the LOC117611612 gene encoding CD151 antigen, translating into MDRKSLGVSRIFVCCSNVIFLISGFALMSLGALLLADDERILLSRLLGPGDIHPNQPLFYYLAFAIVGLGFLITLTGLLGCWATCIYNRCVTISYLITITLLLFGECTVCVLVVFWPHVLGIDVRSARLIRALQRSYAVPGREQFTAALDLAQTTFACCGINGSSNYGTSWWRLQEVGRRELVVPLSCCTLNNANQTDSFLNPEPANLTLCQALNPAEHQYARHTTGCLEMLEKWTQDQALILLTVGLAVVFVEVGALLSTFFACSRGNRRAKSQASTFTSTQTLSPFSESDHDFGLGIENRMHVAGTTFGAKS; encoded by the exons ATGGACAGAAAAAGCCTCGGAGTATCGCGAATTTTCGTGTGTTGTTCGAATGTCATTTTTTTG ATATCGGGTTTCGCGTTGATGTCATTAGGAGCATTGTTGTTAGCTGACGATGAACGCATATTACTGTCGCGTTTATTGGGACCAGGCGATATACACCCCAATCAACCCTTGTTTTACTACCTGGCTTTCGCAATCGTTGGATTAGGCTTCCTAATTACGCTTACGGGTCTCCTAGGATGTTGGGCTACTTGCATCTACAACCGATGCGTCACAATTTCT TATCTCATCACGATAACTCTGCTGTTGTTTGGCGAGTGCACAGTTTGCGTTCTGGTGGTGTTTTGGCCTCATGTGTTGGGTATCGATGTCAGATCAGCGAGATTGATACGCGCCCTGCAACGCAGCTATGCTGTTCCTGGTCGCGAGCAATTTACAGCAGCCTTGGATCTCGCTCAAACCACg TTTGCTTGCTGTGGTATCAACGGAAGCAGCAATTACGGCACCTCGTGGTGGCGGCTGCAGGAAGTCGGCCGAAGAGAATTAGTGGTGCCTCTCAGTTGCTGCACCCTGAATAACGCCAACCAGACCGACTCCTTCCTCAACCCTGAACCTGCCAATCTTACTCTCTGCCAGGCTTTGAACCCTGCCGAACATCAATACGCACGACACACCACG GGTTGTTTGGAGATGTTAGAGAAATGGACGCAAGATCAAGCACTGATACTACTCACCGTCGGGTTGGCGGTGGTTTTCGTAGAAGTGGGCGCACTTTTAAGCACGTTCTTCGCCTGTTCGCGTGGAAATAGACGGGCCAAGTCGCAGGCGTCGACGTTTACGTCCACGCAAACTCTCAGTCCATTCAGCGAGAGCGACCACGATTTCG GGCTTGGGATCGAGAATCGAATGCACGTGGCCGGGACGACGTTCGGTGCTAAATCATGA
- the Elp4 gene encoding elongator complex protein 4, whose product MDRSGAKHSRIPFIPGTKPSIKNSQLLISSGIPSLDHIIGGGLPVGSLFLIEEDRYGTYAKVMLRYFMAEGIVTNQPLLIASKDVKPSDFVSDIPTVITETPVEKPFVTDEQMKIAWRYQNMKLIDTSPTGGQVFGHFYDLTKTMKKEVLEQANITHWCDDSFPKKDDMFENMTYSRLLKCIQEILKEGQYLVSEIPEKRQVLRITIHSLGSRLWFSDSENDSHQDLLKFLYHFRALLRYSYAVGVITVPVDCLDNSNAIVERIEHLSDIAIKLESFAGSQKETNPLFKDYHGLLHLKKMPAINTIAPHKTESCDLTFKLRRKKFFIEVLHLPPELGDTVQREQDEEPFGCCSQSRESPLDF is encoded by the exons atggATCGAAGTGGTGCAAAACATAGTAGAATTCCCTTTATACCTGGAACTAAGCCATCAATAAAGAATTCACAATTACTGATATCATCAGGAATTCCTTCTTTAGATCATATAATAG GCGGTGGATTACCTGTTGGttctttgtttcttattg AGGAAGATCGATATGGTACATATGCAAAAGTTATGTTGAGGTATTTTATGGCAGAAGGTATAGTCACAAATCAACCACTATTGATAGCATCCAAAGATGTTAAGCCATCTGATTTTGTATCAGACATACCAACTGTGATAACAGAGACACCGGTTGAGAAACCTTTTGTCACAGATGAACAAATGAAAATTGCTTGGAGGTATCAGAACATGAAATTAATTGACACATCTCCAACTGGAGGTCAAGTTTTTGGTCACTTCTATGATCTTACAAagacaatgaaaaaagaagtacTTGAACAAGCAAATATCACACACTGGTGTGATGATAGTTTTCCTAAAAAGGATGATATGTTTGAGAATATGACATATTCAAGGTTACTAAAATGTATTCAAGAAATTTTGAAGGAGGGACAATACTTAGTTTCAGAGATCCCTGAAAAAAGACAAGTTTTAAGAATTACAATTCATTCCTTAGGATCTAGATTATGGTTTAGTGATTCTGAGAATGATTCACATCAAGATTTATTGAAGTTTCTGTATCACTTTAGAGCACTTTTGAGATACTCTTATGCAGTGGGAGTGATCACTGTACCTGTGGATTGTTTAGATAATTCT AATGCTATAGTAGAACGAATTGAACATTTGTCAGATATCGcaattaaattagaatcatTCGCGGGCtctcaaaaagagacaaatccATTATTTAAAGATTATCATGGCTTACTGCATCTAAAAAAAATGCCTGCTATAAATACTATAGCACCTCATAAAACAGAATCGTGTGATCTTACGTTCAAACTACGACGgaagaaattttttattgaG GTTTTGCATTTACCACCCGAATTGGGAGATACCGTGCAACGAGAACAAGATGAAGAACCATTTGGATGCTGTAGTCAATCGCGTGAAAGCCCATTAGATTTTTAA